The Nematostella vectensis chromosome 11, jaNemVect1.1, whole genome shotgun sequence nucleotide sequence aagtgcacaaagcgagactctgattggctcagaatggttttacttctgaaaacgcgggtcgcgatacagtAATAATTTCCAATGGCTAAATAGCTTTTTGGTGTCTGTCATTCAAACTAACAGAATCGCATTCTGTGCTTCTTTGATTGGTTAGCGCATTGAAGAGGAGCCGTGATTGGGAAACCATTTCGgtgctggccaatgaaaacaaggactttgaatgacggaagccaagAGTTAGCAATATTGAAACGGCAGTAAAACTGCATTTTCGAATTCTGACCAAATTTTTTCAAAAGACGTAAATATACTCTTAGTTTCCAAAGACTTTTTTTATGAACACCAGTCAACAGAACGGAGAGTAAACATTAACGAAACGCAAGCGCTGGAACCCCGTAAAGGTTGTTTCCCACTTTGCAACTAAACCTTTACGCCAGTATGACGTGTAGGAGAAGTAATGGGATGAATGGGAAATAGAGACGGTACAATCCAGTTGTCGGTCATCGCTGTGATTTATAGTcttaataatgaaaaaaaaaatctccaTATTTATCTTTCCAGCCAAAGATAAACATTTTCCGAGTTGGTGAAAGGTTTCATATCAGACCGGAATGAACGTAGATCAACAAGACCGGTTTTGTTTGCTTTATTCGTGATGTAGTTTTAACATTTTAATCACTTGTTTTCGGATGGAGCTGTCAAATTATCAAGACCGGTttggtttgttttatttttaatgaagTTTTTAACATTTCTATAGCATTTGTTTTCTGATTCGTACCCTTCTTCGTGAAGTCAAATGTTAGGATACGTGGAGTACACAAGACGACCTATTTGGCTAAAACTTTGAAAGAGTTCTAGCACAGGCGCCCCAAGTTCAGTGGTCTTCTCGTATGAAAcgtattaaaataaaataattagtAGTGGATTTTGGTGTATAATAAATGCTAAAGTGTTACAAAAAGTCTCTGTGTCGTCTTCTTCCCCATTTGAGCCGTTTTGGGAGTTCAGAGGAGGGTCCGCCAATACCTCGAACCCGGGGTTCGAGGTATTGAGAGACTTCTTGCAAGACTTCAGCCTTTATTTATACAACAAAATCCACTactaattgttttatttttaatacgtTTCTATGTCCATATATAAAATGTAAACCACTAAACTTGGGGCGCCTGTGGTTCTACtgagccacacctttgttagtATCATATTGCACACACACATGTTTGCGTTACAAAACGGTTTTCCTGAAAGACcagaaatggaaaaaaaaatcaaacgtATCTTTCAACTTAGGATATGATTGAGTTATCAAGTttaaagttgtttttttttgttcgtgttttttttacaaagaacATAAAAGGCAAGATTTGAAAACCATTTTCAAAGTATAACCCATGGTCAGCCGTGcttaattatattattttattgcgTCTGATATACATAACATTACGACTATTTtaaatttgattatttttttgcatctGATATATAACATTTACGACAATTTCAAATAGCATTCATCATAACGATCAAATAGGTTTTATATTGAATTGGAcagatcatcatcattattatcattatattatcattaaaaatattatcattatttgtaTAAATTTCAATCTCATAAGCAACATTTACTGTTCTACGATCTGGTGAGGCAAAAGTGTTACTCTAAATACGCGACTTGGGATACCTGCGGATTATTGTTCTAGAATTCTACTGGCATACATAATGCTGGCTCCCTGTGTATTAAGTGTTCTAGAACCAGCATGCAGGGAATGGGAGCCCTGTGGATTCAGTGTTCCCGTCTACAAACTCCAAGTGGTCACCCTTTGGACCACCGTTCTACGCGGCAGACGCAATGCAGGGTCTAAGATTCATTGTATTCCCTGTGGGCTCCCTGTTGCTCCCTATAGCTCATCTTTGTCGTGGTTTTGCATGATGAATCGGTATAAACTGTCCAGGTCCCGGTTACCGGAATATTCCTTCTTCTGTGCACCATCCTTGAACAACATTAGCGTAGGGTAGCCATTTATCTGAACACGGGAAATGAGGGTTCAACAGGATTTATTTGAGGAGAGGACTGGGGGGCAGAATGATGTTCTTCGggaaatttaataaaatacCCAattacccctaaaaatacctgaaCACCATAAAATgctaccctaaaaataccCCAGAGGCAAAAATTATCCCTAAAAAATACCGAAACGCAGATTGCGTTGTATGACAAAGTATCGAATGACAAAAAGTGTTTTGTTTATAAGGCACaagtattaaataatatgGAAAACGTTGGCTCATAGCACCTCTAAAAAATACCTCTTCTAGTCAACACTGGCACATGGTGTATTAGACAGTGCTTTTCAAAACTCCAATGGTTTAGGGCATGGGCACTGTGTTTACTGGCCTCCTACGCAGACATATTTTTGGCTAAAAATTGTCACACTTACCCCAAAGGATTGACAAAGAGATTCTTCTTTTGTGCAGtcaacctgaaaaaaaaatgcaaaaaaattaaatgtgCTTCACATGATTCAGTATAATGGGGAGGTCAAATATATTGCATACAGATGCCAGAATTGCGGCTTTGTATGATATAAAAGATTCTGACTGCTCAATTCACGAATAGTGTACACCCACAAGCAAACACCGCATCCCCTAACAGTTTTAGTGAAATCACAATATTAGTAcgccaaaaaaaattttttctgGTCATTTTCCAAATTTTTGGCTTTTAAATCTGGCACTTTTGGCTTCCAATAGACTAACTTTTAACCTAAAAGTACAGTAGgtgaaccaatcagaatgcagcaTTTGATGATAGGCAGTTAGTGTGATTTGACTAAATAAACACACACTCACATCACcctaagggaaagttcatttattatcgtgagggggggggggggaggcgtgaggattttgataaaagtgaGGGATAAAAATAGTTGCCCCCCCTTTCAACTTCAACTTTATTGTACATAAttacattatttttcttttatgtgctAACCTGCTAATAGAAAGGCTAATCTAGGCGGGTTCAGCTTAAATAATAGTTACAATAATAGTTACAATAATTTCAGAAATAACAAACACAGGACGAGCAAGACGAACAGGTACACAgaacataaaaaaagagagaaaaatggGAGGAGTTTAGTTTTCCTGTAGAGAGCAATGTTTGTTGGAGGAATATATCAAAGTTGTTTTTTAGTTATTTAAAACGGTATCCTACGTTGAAACTGCCCTATCGAGCTTAAATAGCTTTACTTTAGTCATCAATTTGCTTTAAGACTTCAGGAGtaacaaaatagaaaaaatagataaaacgTGGCTTAaacaggcctgtacccaggatttatttttctttgggggggggggggggggggaggcgtgcgaaatccgaaaaggtggacctaatttttttttttttttgggggggggggggctctgataaaaatctggccactccagaaaaaaaaaaaaaaggtttttttcgGCATTTGCAtttctccacgggacgtttatggtcggatttggctacataccagagtgatctagcttatgctttatagttttgtctacaagtGGACCTTCAGCCgttgttggggggggggggggtttgcaCCCcacgttcgcaccccctggtTACGGGCCTGTTAATACATATCCTTgactcctggattgtgcatgccaaCCAAACTGCCCCCAAACCGTGACAAGTTAAACCAAGAGgtctgatttgacacttcGTCCAATTATATAGTGTAGAGACAACTAGGCATTTGTAGATTGTGCTCGGCAACTTTTGGCATTTTGAGCAACTTTTCCAAGGACCAGCAACCAAGGGCAACTTTTGCCTTCCTTTACAACTTCTGCTGCTCTGCTGCTATGATAACGGGGGTTTAAATATCCAGCGCTTATATCGAGCTTGCAAGGGATGCTGGGGCAACTCTCATAAACCCACAAGTGCATCGATCTCTAGGAAGCCTAAAATCTGCGTGAATGATGGGAAAAACAGGCAACGAAAGAGCGGTCAATCGACGTTGTCAAATACAACATGTGCTACGGAAGCGTGTGCgaaagcgcgtaatttggctttttccgcgtaatccggATAtccttcgtaagagtgcgatatttcgaactgaatttcgaaaaaaaataaaatgattaggcgttctttgcttaACCACGAAGGCCTagaactaaaaataaaataccttttttaattggctggtggctaggagccaatgaaaacttgcctaagatattttcacgcaaaaaaataatcttttcaagttatttcggtACAAattgtagtttgggcgtaacagttgatattccgtgtaatttagtgcgtaattcagtaaagaatcccgcaaaattttggtttttaaagaaaaatgtattgcaaaatcccgcgtaatttagcgcgtaatgattgattttccgcgtattTTAGCGCTTactttagcaaagaatcccgcgtaattttgagttttttttccgcgtatttccagaagccctgtatttatattttaatgattaattaaacatattttaataattggaaaaaaacattttatgaaattgttgaaatgaaaacaagcaaacaaatatGTTTTGGGCATTTATCTAGAACAAACGACAGTAGAGAGCGAGCAACTCTTTTAATTTCTGGTGGCAACTTTTGGGATATATTAGCAGTTTTAGAGCAACTTTTGGCCATATTTTCAAGCAACTTTTCCCAAATTTAGTAGCACAATCTACACATGCCAagagacaacacccaaaggAATCAGTGACCGCCCCTTTTAAAATCCAAACACTTTTGATGCCCCCCCTTTAGACCTTGAACATTTttcgagccccccccccccccacagtatcctcacgcctccccctcgggataataaatgaattttCCCTAATCAATTTAAGTCCATCTTGGAACGAATACCCTAtttgacagacagacaaatgTAAATATCACCTTGGCAATCTTTGGGCCTGCGACTTGCTCCGCACATTTGTTGGCAAGCTGGTCCCAGACAGGGGCAAGAATTTTGCAATGGCGACACCTGAGAACAGACATAAGCAAACCACATTAAAGGCAGCTATGACACAAGTTTTCCTTGGGCCAAAGTTAAAAAGAATTCTTAAGTTAAAAGTGAAAAACAATTCTTAAGTTGAAAGTGAAAAACTAGCCAGAGAAATCCCTTCCCAAATTTCCTGGTTCTGTTGTTCATGATATATCCAAAGAATAATAGATAGGCAAACTCCATAGAAGTTACTGAAGATGCATATAAGACAACTACAAACCAGTCGATTTTCATGTGATACTAACCATGGGGCATAGAACTTGACGAATGTAGTTCCTAATGAGACTGTGGTATCAAAGTTTTGGTTGTTTAGTTGATACGGCTTTATCTGCAATATGTTAAACAAATAATAGCTGTTATTCAGAAAAGGGTTGTGTCATTGTTTGTGCTAATTTCTTCATTCTTACCAAATCCGCTGCGTCCATGTCCATGTCTGTGGGAGGAACTTCCTCAGCCGTCTCACTCTTATCTGTTGTTACAGTACTTAGTAACCCATGCTCTGCAATCTTGAGCTTTACATAGTTCTTGAGGTCCTCTAAGCTGCGCAGGCCCGAGTACCTATCAACCTGGACAAGAGACAAACCACTGTGTTGAACATTCAACTTACCGACTCACATTGTGATAAATTTGTGCTAGAAAGACTGGTTGACACAGTTGGTGGAGCACTGGTCTCAGAACAACACCACTGCAATAAGATGTGTTGATGTTGCAGTATGTGGTAGTGCTAGAGGAAGGGGTTCAAGACAAATCCAGAGACATTTCTAGGGGGCTTGTTTATTCAAAGCCAGCGCTGTGTTTTTAGCGAATCAGGGGCATGCTTCAgtctttgcattttttataGTTCTAAAACACTCTGATACTTTTTATGGAAAACCACATTATTTGATCCTTAGCACCAAATTTTCTATGCTTATCACCATTCTCATAGCACCCGTTTGAATAATTCTGTCACCTAGCAACCACCTGTCCCTTTGTCCACTACTCGTGGCTCTTACACTTATGTTCTGAAGTTTAAACAATAGGCTACAAACACTCACCTCCCGTCCATTTTTGAAGAGTTTAAGAGTTGGGAAGCCATTGACACCATGCTGAGAACACTTTGAACCATGTGCCGTACAGTCAATCTTTAGAAGAAAACAACCAATGATCTGCCTCACATTTCTTTTAAAGCTGTGCTTAAAACTGTTTTTTACCAATATGTGCAGTACACAACACTTTGCACAGAAGCAAGGGTTTTGTTTTCAAGCATAACCCATGTGTTGGAAATGTAGAAAAGGCAAATCTTGATGCAAACTGTACATGGTATAGGACTGGCTCATCTGAAAATCCAGTGACAGATCTGGGGGACATGATGACTGCCCCCTCCCTTTGAACTGTAAGTTTAGAAGAAACATGGAGCTAAAATGCACAAATGTAACACATACCATGTTTTATATTTGGTGCCcaaccccaccctcccctggGATAGCATCCCCCTACTGGATCCATCACCCCTGTGTTGGGTAATACCTTGGAGATGGTTATATCTGCATTGTCCTTGAAGTCTTCAGCAAGTCTTTCCCAAATTGGCGCCAGCTTGATACAATGGATGCACCTgaagaagagaaagaaaaaagtcGATCACAAATACCAATAAAATACCATTATCACTTTTTCATTGTTAACAAATATTAACAGTCTATCATGACCGCTTAAAGCTGATCGCTCATCAGGAAGGGCAAACAGTAGCTCACAACAAAATATGGAGCAGGCGTGTATACAGGGGGCATGCAGAGTGCGTGCGCACCCTTTGGCGGACAAAAAGTAGGCGATTTCTAAATAAGGAATcctcaaatactatgctttttccatttgatacctatgactgtgcacccctcTCAGCCAATCTTGGGTACAAGAATTACTCGTGAGGTCAAAATTTGCCCCTAtttcaaccaatcagattTATACGGTTATATACTGACTTGAACTAATTTTGAGGAAAAATTACGACATTTCATACTAACCAAGGGGCGTAGAATTTCACAAAGTGCAACCCAAGCTCAATGTGCTTGTcaaatgtgttttttgtcaggATATGGACCCCAGCTTCAGAGGTGGAAAGTCCTTCAGAATCTTTGCTTTTTCcctggaaaataaaaaattctgTAACAAAACTATTCAAAGTACATTaaggtcttggtaaaggtaaacgacgtgtccgcggaaaaaaatattgtcgcaccgcaattttcactacatgtacaaactatatatcaaataaaagataaaagattgaattatctcctgcaagttttatttttgcaattagCTAATTCCATGTTTaagttttgaggcctcaaTCTAAAAGTATGGAGTTTACTAAAGAACGTTACGAACCTTCACGTTATTGCACATGCACTTGCACGTAattgcatctcaatgacagatagatgatCTACCAAAGGGGgtgaggactttttgttatttgacactgtcaacaaaatatcacaaatcaaagttggaactctcatttctggcaaaatttggacacgaaaagtgctataaaagcgatcttcagttgaaaatcgaaaatttgctcacacactttatgacatggcataattatctatcaGATCCCAAAAATTTGAAGGCGATATCTTAAAACCCATCGCAGGTTGCGCCTGACAAGCTTGAGTTCTTGCctcaaaataatatgcaaGAAAAGTCAAAGATTTGGTGTGAATTCACTGTCAACAGGtcaaggaaaacaaaaaaggcccATTTTAGCCGTCTTAGAATGTGATTTAtgga carries:
- the LOC5505928 gene encoding thioredoxin domain-containing protein 5, with protein sequence MAAGVFLLLYVFYSYLQFINARVQILNFANFEDKIMGSTPHFVMFYGPWCEHCKNMMPAWEALGEQYSKEKRDLTIAKVDCTSDVNLCVKQNIRAYPTMKLYYDGDIKRYTGRRNAEDMKVFVDKIVLKPEGKSKDSEGLSTSEAGVHILTKNTFDKHIELGLHFVKFYAPWCIHCIKLAPIWERLAEDFKDNADITISKIDCTAHGSKCSQHGVNGFPTLKLFKNGREVDRYSGLRSLEDLKNYVKLKIAEHGLLSTVTTDKSETAEEVPPTDMDMDAADLIKPYQLNNQNFDTTVSLGTTFVKFYAPWCRHCKILAPVWDQLANKCAEQVAGPKIAKVDCTKEESLCQSFGINGYPTLMLFKDGAQKKEYSGNRDLDSLYRFIMQNHDKDEL